Proteins encoded in a region of the Thermodesulfobacteriota bacterium genome:
- a CDS encoding PAS domain S-box protein has protein sequence MSSTLAGPWAATDPSGPHGAAQELVRLRAENAALRAERARAFRYVREKTDQLLGVMGTVPLRPEELDDDTLLELDPIGILAGAFGQVLEHMHGTHRELQAAHTEIETVFDSAGVGIVVLDPSMRVVSFNRQALATVLGGNEAAAGRPCFEAVCGQDRPLGPCTFEQSLALRQPFRRTGWAHGDRRYDVCSTPLFDANGGLSRVVLTYLDITERQAAVEALAESEERYRDLFENANDLIQSVAPDGSFLYANRAWLRTLGYAREDLASLTVFDVIAPDCREHCERLFRAVISGEEVGRIEVVFTTKEGRQVLLEGTANCRFQDGRPVATRAIFRDITERRRMEAEVARAEQLESLGLLAGGIAHDFNNLLTAILGNVSLARLRSGPDGAVAANLQEAEKAVARAQDLARQLLTFSRGGAPVRKETSVGEIIAESARFALSGSRTGSLLDLEPGLWSAEVDAAQIGQVLQNLVLNADQSMPAGGHIRVEAINEELPAGNAFLLPPGPYVRVSVADQGMGIRPEDAGRVFDPYFTTKPGGSGLGLTTAYSIVQRHGGHLSFESQPGFGTVFHVHLPATGRTASPAPPCAEVFTRGGGRVLLMDDEEMIRLAAGDMLEFLGYRVETAPGGAQALDKYREALAEGDPFDAVILDLTVPGGMGGTQTVERLRELDPGVRAVASTGYSHDPVMADHRAYGFRAAVPKPYRMDALASILEALLAEERA, from the coding sequence GTGAGCTCCACCCTTGCCGGTCCGTGGGCGGCAACGGATCCTTCCGGCCCGCACGGCGCGGCCCAGGAGCTCGTCCGCCTGCGTGCCGAGAACGCGGCCCTGCGGGCCGAGCGGGCGCGCGCCTTCCGTTACGTGCGGGAGAAGACCGACCAACTCCTCGGGGTCATGGGCACCGTGCCCCTGCGCCCCGAAGAGCTCGACGACGACACCCTGCTGGAGCTCGACCCCATCGGGATCCTGGCCGGCGCCTTCGGTCAGGTCCTCGAGCACATGCACGGCACCCACCGGGAGCTCCAGGCCGCCCACACGGAGATCGAGACGGTCTTCGACAGCGCGGGGGTCGGCATCGTGGTGCTCGATCCGTCCATGCGCGTCGTCTCCTTCAACCGTCAAGCCCTGGCAACGGTTCTCGGGGGGAACGAGGCGGCCGCCGGCCGTCCCTGCTTCGAAGCGGTTTGCGGGCAGGACCGCCCCCTGGGGCCGTGCACCTTCGAGCAGAGCCTGGCGCTTCGCCAACCGTTCCGGCGCACGGGCTGGGCCCACGGCGACCGCCGCTACGACGTCTGCAGCACCCCTCTCTTCGACGCGAACGGAGGCCTCAGCCGCGTGGTGCTCACCTACCTCGACATCACCGAGCGCCAGGCGGCCGTGGAGGCGCTCGCCGAGAGCGAGGAGAGGTACCGGGACCTCTTCGAGAACGCCAACGACCTAATCCAGAGCGTGGCCCCCGACGGGTCCTTTCTCTATGCGAACCGCGCGTGGCTGCGCACCCTGGGCTACGCCCGCGAGGACCTGGCGTCCCTCACCGTCTTCGACGTCATTGCCCCGGATTGCCGCGAGCACTGCGAAAGGCTCTTCCGCGCGGTGATCTCCGGCGAGGAAGTGGGCCGCATCGAGGTGGTCTTCACCACGAAGGAGGGCCGGCAGGTGCTCCTGGAGGGCACGGCCAACTGCCGATTCCAGGACGGCCGCCCGGTGGCCACCCGGGCCATCTTCCGCGACATCACCGAGCGGCGGCGGATGGAAGCCGAGGTCGCCCGGGCCGAGCAGCTCGAGTCCCTGGGGCTCCTCGCCGGGGGCATCGCCCACGACTTCAACAACCTGCTCACCGCCATCCTGGGCAACGTGAGCCTCGCCCGGCTACGAAGCGGCCCCGACGGCGCCGTCGCCGCCAATCTCCAGGAGGCAGAAAAGGCCGTCGCCCGGGCCCAGGACCTCGCCCGCCAGCTCCTGACCTTTTCCCGCGGCGGAGCCCCCGTGCGCAAGGAGACGTCCGTGGGAGAGATCATCGCGGAGTCTGCGCGCTTCGCCCTCTCGGGTTCCCGCACGGGAAGCCTCCTCGATCTGGAACCCGGTCTGTGGTCGGCCGAGGTCGACGCCGCCCAGATCGGCCAGGTGCTCCAGAACCTGGTGCTCAACGCAGACCAGAGCATGCCCGCGGGCGGGCACATCCGCGTGGAAGCCATCAACGAGGAGCTCCCCGCCGGAAATGCGTTTCTCCTCCCGCCCGGGCCCTACGTGCGGGTCTCCGTGGCCGACCAGGGGATGGGCATCCGCCCCGAGGATGCAGGCCGGGTGTTCGATCCCTACTTCACCACCAAGCCGGGGGGCAGCGGGCTGGGGCTCACCACCGCCTACTCCATCGTGCAGCGCCACGGGGGCCACCTGAGCTTTGAATCCCAGCCGGGCTTCGGCACGGTCTTTCATGTGCACCTACCCGCCACCGGGCGCACCGCGAGCCCCGCCCCCCCGTGCGCGGAGGTCTTTACCAGGGGCGGGGGGCGGGTGCTCCTGATGGACGACGAGGAGATGATCCGCCTGGCGGCCGGGGACATGCTGGAGTTCCTGGGCTACCGGGTGGAGACCGCCCCAGGCGGAGCCCAGGCGCTGGACAAGTACCGGGAAGCCCTGGCCGAGGGCGACCCCTTCGACGCCGTCATCCTGGACCTCACGGTTCCGGGGGGAATGGGGGGGACGCAGACCGTGGAGCGGCTGCGGGAGCTCGACCCCGGAGTGCGGGCCGTCGCCTCGACCGGCTACTCCCACGATCCGGTCATGGCCGACCACCGAGCCTACGGATTCCGCGCCGCGGTACCCAAGCCCTACCGGATGGACGCCCTGGCGTCCATCCTCGAGGCCCTGCTGGCGGAAGAACGGGCTTGA
- a CDS encoding sigma-54 dependent transcriptional regulator, which yields MTRETHILVVDDEPGMTDLLRRVLSGQGHTVACARSTEEAAEHLASATVDLVITDLVMGGKGGEHLVRRIKEERPDTEVIVVTAHASVDSAIEVMKLGAFDYLRKPLLTEELLHTVTRALEIKGLRDEVRTLRRERAQAHLHGKILGRSPAMQQLYDKLRRAARTDATVLLEGESGTGKELFARAIHAESPRAGGPFLAINCGAIPGELLESELFGHARGAFTGAHRERKGYFESASGGTLLLDEVGEMEPRLQVRLLRVLQEGQITPVGETRTRSVDVRIVAATNKHLRDEVRRGTFRRDLYYRLHVVHLQIPPLRDRREDILLLAHAFLQEYAKRYGKGFEDIDPGAALILQRHDYPGNVRELENIVESAVVIGSGKVLHPAHLREAMGVEAFEEAEEADRGALDVPFDEALAQVVEGFEQQYLEAQLKRFGGQIQKVARASGLSRRTVERKMRKYALERRTFVPRGSAAKEVGGDH from the coding sequence ATGACCCGCGAGACCCACATCCTGGTGGTCGACGACGAGCCGGGCATGACCGACCTCCTGCGCCGGGTCCTCTCCGGGCAGGGCCACACCGTGGCCTGCGCCCGGTCGACCGAAGAAGCCGCGGAGCACCTGGCCTCGGCGACCGTCGACCTGGTGATCACCGACCTGGTGATGGGGGGCAAGGGGGGTGAGCACCTGGTGCGCCGGATCAAGGAGGAGCGGCCCGACACCGAGGTGATCGTGGTGACCGCCCACGCCTCGGTGGACTCCGCCATCGAGGTCATGAAGCTCGGGGCCTTCGACTACCTGCGAAAGCCCCTGCTCACGGAGGAGCTGCTCCACACCGTCACCCGGGCCCTGGAGATCAAGGGTCTGCGCGACGAGGTGCGCACGCTTCGCCGGGAGCGGGCCCAGGCCCACCTGCACGGCAAGATCCTGGGCCGCAGCCCCGCCATGCAGCAACTCTACGACAAACTGCGCCGCGCGGCGCGCACCGACGCCACGGTGCTCCTGGAGGGCGAGTCGGGCACCGGCAAGGAGCTCTTCGCCCGAGCCATCCACGCCGAGTCGCCCCGGGCGGGGGGCCCCTTCCTGGCCATCAACTGCGGGGCGATTCCCGGCGAGCTCCTGGAGAGCGAGCTCTTCGGCCACGCCCGGGGGGCGTTCACCGGTGCCCATCGGGAGCGCAAGGGCTACTTCGAGTCCGCCTCCGGGGGTACGCTGCTCCTGGACGAAGTGGGAGAGATGGAGCCCCGGCTCCAGGTGCGCCTCCTGCGGGTGCTCCAGGAGGGGCAGATCACTCCCGTGGGGGAGACCCGCACCCGCAGCGTCGACGTGCGCATCGTCGCCGCCACGAACAAGCACCTGCGCGACGAGGTGCGGCGCGGCACGTTTCGCCGCGACCTGTACTACCGGCTGCACGTGGTGCACCTCCAGATCCCTCCCCTGCGGGACCGCAGGGAAGACATCCTGCTGCTGGCCCACGCGTTCCTCCAGGAGTACGCCAAGCGTTACGGCAAGGGGTTCGAGGACATCGATCCCGGCGCCGCACTCATCCTCCAGCGCCACGACTACCCGGGAAACGTGCGCGAGCTGGAGAACATCGTGGAGAGCGCCGTGGTCATCGGCTCCGGGAAGGTCCTCCACCCCGCGCACCTGCGGGAAGCCATGGGTGTGGAGGCCTTCGAGGAAGCCGAGGAAGCGGATCGGGGTGCCCTGGACGTGCCCTTCGACGAGGCGCTGGCGCAGGTGGTGGAGGGCTTCGAGCAGCAGTACCTGGAGGCCCAGCTCAAGCGGTTCGGGGGCCAGATCCAGAAGGTCGCCCGGGCCTCGGGTCTCTCGCGGCGCACGGTGGAGCGCAAGATGAGGAAGTACGCCCTGGAACGGCGCACCTTCGTGCCCAGGGGATCTGCGGCGAAGGAGGTGGGCGGCGACCACTGA
- a CDS encoding YeeE/YedE family protein — MGLLSLGFLALGLVAGFAMHRSGFCLAGAFRDWFLFRSTRLLPSLALLIALNMVLFEGARIAGILPRFPFLLLGPPNVLTPLGGLLFGVGMVLAGGCVVGTLYKLGAGSALAGTALAGLVLGSGLYAEIHPWWRALAAGAASWPDVLTVPQALGVAPAWLVVPAAAAGVALFRHGRGWGLWTGPSPARGYLAPPKAALALAVVSLASYLLAGMPLGITTCYAKIAATLTHWVVPEYAAGVAYYATTPLDASLEGLGLRLVGGPGPGWDAIAAVQGMTILGIVLGGFASAALVGEFRPALRAPARQYASALAGGVLLALGSRFSGGCNVWYLLGGLPVFALQSLLFVAGMIPGAWLGARLLETAVVPAGPAGTLAACVEADAP, encoded by the coding sequence TTGGGACTTCTCTCGCTGGGCTTCCTCGCCCTGGGACTCGTGGCGGGGTTCGCGATGCACCGGTCGGGCTTCTGCCTGGCGGGGGCGTTCCGGGACTGGTTTCTCTTCCGGAGTACCCGGCTGCTCCCGAGCCTGGCCCTTCTGATCGCCCTGAACATGGTGCTCTTCGAGGGGGCCCGGATCGCGGGGATCCTGCCCCGGTTTCCGTTCCTCCTCCTGGGTCCCCCCAACGTCCTCACCCCCTTGGGCGGCCTGCTCTTCGGCGTGGGCATGGTGCTGGCGGGCGGATGCGTGGTGGGGACCCTGTACAAGCTCGGGGCCGGCAGCGCGCTCGCGGGGACCGCTCTTGCGGGGCTCGTGTTGGGCAGCGGCCTCTACGCCGAGATCCACCCCTGGTGGCGGGCACTGGCCGCAGGCGCGGCTTCCTGGCCCGACGTGCTGACGGTGCCCCAGGCCCTGGGGGTCGCCCCCGCGTGGCTCGTGGTCCCGGCTGCCGCCGCAGGCGTCGCCCTCTTTCGGCACGGGCGCGGGTGGGGCCTGTGGACCGGCCCCTCGCCGGCGCGAGGGTACCTTGCCCCCCCGAAGGCGGCGCTGGCGCTGGCCGTGGTGAGCCTCGCCTCCTATCTCCTGGCCGGCATGCCCCTGGGGATCACCACCTGTTACGCGAAGATCGCGGCCACCCTCACCCACTGGGTCGTCCCGGAATACGCGGCGGGGGTGGCCTACTACGCGACCACCCCGCTCGACGCCTCCCTCGAGGGCCTGGGCCTTCGTCTGGTCGGGGGCCCCGGACCCGGGTGGGACGCAATTGCGGCGGTGCAGGGCATGACGATCCTCGGGATCGTCCTGGGAGGGTTCGCCTCGGCCGCCCTGGTGGGGGAGTTCCGGCCCGCCCTTCGGGCTCCGGCCCGCCAGTACGCCTCGGCCCTGGCCGGCGGCGTGCTCCTGGCTCTGGGTTCGCGGTTCTCCGGCGGGTGCAACGTGTGGTACCTGCTCGGGGGGTTGCCGGTATTCGCCCTCCAGAGCTTGCTCTTCGTGGCGGGGATGATCCCGGGCGCCTGGCTCGGGGCCCGGCTTCTCGAGACGGCCGTGGTCCCGGCGGGGCCTGCGGGCACGCTGGCCGCCTGCGTCGAGGCAGACGCGCCGTGA
- a CDS encoding sulfurtransferase TusA family protein has protein sequence MNTLTLDIRGQICPSALLTALRALNAHRERLREGELRVTILTDARDATETIPEAAGNMGYCVRVTAEQGTYAISVWAEAGRPVGGGP, from the coding sequence GTGAACACCCTGACGCTCGACATCCGGGGCCAGATCTGCCCCTCCGCCCTGCTCACGGCGCTTCGCGCCCTCAACGCCCACCGGGAGCGCCTTCGGGAGGGGGAGCTGCGGGTGACGATCCTCACCGACGCCAGGGACGCCACGGAAACCATCCCGGAGGCCGCCGGCAACATGGGCTACTGCGTCCGCGTAACGGCGGAGCAGGGAACCTACGCCATCTCCGTGTGGGCGGAAGCAGGCCGCCCCGTAGGGGGAGGGCCGTGA